The Hemibagrus wyckioides isolate EC202008001 linkage group LG10, SWU_Hwy_1.0, whole genome shotgun sequence genome includes a window with the following:
- the abca7 gene encoding phospholipid-transporting ATPase ABCA1 isoform X1, translating into MALGTQLLLLLWKNVIYRRRNKIQLIIELLWPLFLFLILIAVRHSHPPYKQSQCHFPNKALPSAGTLAWVQGIICNIQNPCFHYPTPGETPGEVGNFDNSILSRLFVDGRTVLANLGNQTTLSALENLSLAVRRLVQRQEAWPNLPVGEYLKANETFSSFLRTNCSLPSSTVDQLLKAQLSLQVVSLAGPGMRLSDIVCNATLLDSYLTVEGNSSFTELQQNLCAVPSDLLQQAEQIFLSQLNLSKIITRERLRSNAAEVRQLSRTVSSVARDFSSLLNDMSALSSFTELNAELRLISPENGSTQPRESFRAFSRIVCGHPEVGGEKIPSFNWYEDQDIKSFLGKDGTEEDDLENNNTTTPFCKNLIQTLESNPLSRIVWRGIKPLFIGKLLYTPDTPVTQRIMNEMNRTFQDFEIVAQIHDAWEEVGPRLKSFMESSVEIRMLQDLLKRPEVAVMVNLQLENTSWTASRIAHFLSTPNPNTAAKEGAPATWLDLYQDFNSTISLLSQLTKCFSLNKLEGMATEGQLVERALELLEDRQFWAGIVFLLPDPSSTELPPHVKYKIRMDIDDVTRTNKIKDKFWDPGPAAEPFSDLRYIWGGFVYVQDLVERAITRVLSGKQPTTGIYVQQMPYPCFVDDVFLRVLNRSLPLFMTLAWIYSVAMIIKGVVYEKEARLKETMKIMGLGSGTLWLSWFISSYLPFLFSSGLLITALKLGDILPYSDPAVIFFFLAAFATATIMLCFLISTFFSRANLAAACGGLIYFSLYLPYVLCVAWREYLTSTHRILASFLSPVAFGFGCEYFSQYEEQGVGIQWYNLLSSPAEGDKYNFTTSIIMLYVDAFIYGVATWYIEAVFPGQYGIPRPWNFLFQLNYWGGVPLEADIPIPPAPCDQPDNQIEPEPSHLVLGVAIHDLVKIYKKGAKLAVNHLSLKFYEGQITSFLGHNGAGKTTTMSILTGLFPPTAGTVYIKGRDIRTDMDIIRRTLGVCPQHNVLFPKLTVEEHAWFYGRLKGMSSAEVNEEMASLLEDVGLLHKRHEQTKNLSGGMQRKLSVAIAFIGGSKVVVLDEPTAGVDPYSRRGIWDLLLKYRKDRTIILSTHYMDEADLLGDRIAIISQGKLCCCGSPLFLKAHLGTGYYLTVVKKELQSLTPSSTSGANLSASTLMKESDSSVSDDTGLGNEICGSDVSGLVALAQHYIARARLVEDVGREAVINFPHAASEDGTLALFLAELEKRQSELGIISYGLSDTTLEEIFLKVAEETGVDADPERGGEEEPPEDRDTERNQHYTTDANETDPLSNNVQGGMTLTGWRLTWQQLRALFTKRLKYALRSRRGFIAQIVLPAVFVLVALLFSLIVPPFGKYPPLELQPWMYGEQYTFFSNDAPENLEIQNLLQALLDPPGFGTKCMETDMEPQCEDSEAGTVFLRPQISYSTWQFFNNGNWTDVHPSPECECSTEDVRRMLPECPVGAGGLPPPQIKRQTGDLLQNLTGRNISDYLIKTYPQILKKSMKTKKWVNEFRYGGFSLGSKSSQSQTDVQQLEQSVMSIRTRYKIAQNSSLDQLLDRLPNLLTGINSTNNVKVWFNNKGWHAMVSFVNIMNNGLLRASLPPGPDRRKHGITAYNHPLNLTKEQLTELALMTTSVDVLVSICVIFAMSFVPASFVLFLIEERVSKSKHLQFVSGVKPILYWTANFVWDMLNYTVPATMVVFIFISFQQQSYVSEKNLPALVLLLLFYGWSITPLMYPASFLFSVPSTAYVVLTSINLFIGINGSIATFVLELFVDEHLNEVNRILKKVFLIFPHFCLGRGLIDMAKNQAMADAFQRLGNKQTLEPLAWDFVGKNLFAMAVEGVVFFIFTVLLQYKFFIHFRLWSDPILPPLGPEDEDVANERERVKSNKPQDDILTVRDLSKVYKAGKRPAVNQLCLGIPRGECFGLLGVNGAGKTSTFRMLTGDTTITYGDAYLNSYSVLNDMDRVHQLMGYCPQFDAINDLLTGREHLEFYARLRGVPEPYVAKVSQWGVKKLGLTQYADQEAGGYSGGNKRKLSTAISLIGAPPVVFLDEPTTGMDPKAKRFLWNCILSVIKEGRAVVLTSHSMEECEALCTRMAIMVNGRFQCLGSVQHLKNKFGDGYTIILRLFAPSLDPCPIDTYIQKCFPGVELKERHHNVLQYQLPTHACSLAHVFDILSNNSEELGIAEYSVSQTTLDQVFVNFAKEQMDDDDRLREVAVNNGSDAAQSHTSQHSSQTLSPLLTTSFKPKRSVSQVMAAQSPHPLSSSRSSQPGAAGSKTKERKCSETKQPQQIQMQPLMDFPANGIKCTEEEKSQSKDITKLFVVKT; encoded by the exons ATGGCCCTAGGAACCCAGCTCTTACTCCTGCTCTGGAAGAACGTCATCTACCGCAGGAGGAACAAG ATCCAGCTGATCATAGAGCTGCTTTGGCCGCTTTTCCTGTTCCTCATCCTCATCGCTGTACGGCACTCGCACCCTCCTTACAAGCAGAGCCAGT GTCACTTCCCCAACAAAGCTCTGCCATCTGCAGGCACTCTAGCATGGGTTCAGGGCATCATCTGCAACATCCAAAATCCATGCTTCCACTACCCCACTCCAGGAGAGACACCGGGTGAAGTGGGAAATTTTGACAACTCGAT CCTTTCTCGACTATTTGTGGACGGCAGGACCGTTCTCGCCAACCTTGGCAATCAGACCACCCTCTCAGCTTTAGAGAACCTCTCGCTTGCTGTTCGGAGACTGGTCCAGAGGCAGGAAGCTTGGCCAA ATCTGCCAGTTGGAGAGTACCTAAAAGCCAATGAGACGTTCTCTTCCTTTTTACGGACCAACTGCAGCCTTCCTTCTTCAACTGTTGACCAGTTACTGAAAGCACAACTCAGCCTCCAGGTG GTGTCACTGGCAGGTCCTGGGATGCGTCTGTCCGATATCGTCTGTAACGCCACACTCCTGGACAGCTACCTCACGGTGGAAGGAAACTCCTCATTCACCGAACTGCAGCAGAACTTGTGTGCCGTTCCCTCCGATTTGCTGCAGCAGGCTGAGCAAATCTTTCTTTCACAACTGAACCTCAGCAAGATCATCACA AGGGAGAGACTGCGCTCCAATGCTGCTGAAGTGCGTCAGCTCAGCCGGACAGTCTCGTCTGTGGCTCGGGACTTCAGCTCACTTTTGAATGAT ATGTCTGCTTTATCCAGCTTCACGGAGTTGAATGCAGAACTGAGGCTGATTTCTCCAGAGAACGGCTCAACGCAACCGCGAGAGAGTTTCCGAGCTTTCTCCAGGATTGTTTGCGGGCATCCTGAGGTGGGCGGTGAGAAGATTCCTTCTTTTAACTGGTATGAGGACCAGGACATCAAGTCCTTCTTGGGTAAAGATGGGACAGAGGAAGATGACTTGGAAAATAACAACACTACCA CTCCATTTTGTAAAAACCTGATTCAAACCCTCGAGTCGAATCCTCTCTCACGCATTGTATGGAGAGGCATTAAGCCACTTTTCATTGGGAAGCTTCTGTACACACCGGATACTCCTGTTACACAGAGAATCATGAACGAG ATGAACAGGACCTTCCAGGACTTTGAGATTGTTGCACAAATACACGACGCATGGGAGGAAGTAGGACCCAGGCTGAAGAGCTTCATGGAAAGCAGCGTGGAGATCCGTATGCTACAG GATTTGCTGAAGCGACCTGAGGTGGCTGTTATGGTGAATCTGCAACTGGAGAACACTTCCTGGACAGCTTCTCGCATCGCTCACTTCCTCTCCACACCTAATCCAAACACTGCTGCGAAGGAAGGAGCGCCCGCTACGTGGCTGGATCTGTATCAGGATTTCAATAGCACTATAAGCCTCTTGTCCCAACTCACAAAG TGTTTTTCACTGAATAAGCTAGAGGGAATGGCCACAGAAGGGCAGCTGGTGGAGCGGGCGTTGGAGCTGCTGGAGGATCGGCAGTTCTGGGCTGGAATAGTCTTCCTCCTCCCGGACCCTTCCTCCACAGAGCTTCCTCCTCACGTCAAATACAAGATCCGCATGGACATAGATGATGTCACACGCACCAATAAGATCAAAGATAA GTTCTGGGATCCTGGTCCAGCCGCAGAGCCCTTCAGTGATCTGCGCTACATCTGGGGTGGCTTTGTTTACGTGCAGGATTTAGTGGAGCGAGCAATAACACGGGTGCTGAGTGGCAAACAACCAACTACAGGAATATATGTACAACAGATGCCCTACCCATGCTTTGTGGATGATGT ATTTCTGCGGGTCTTGAATCGTTCTCTCCCACTCTTCATGACGCTGGCCTGGATATACTCAGTGGCAATGATAATTAAAGGTGTGGTTTATGAGAAGGAGGCACGACTGAAGGAGACTATGAAGATCATGGGCTTGGGCTCGGGAACTCTCTGGCTCAGCTGGTTCATCAGCAGCTATCTGCCTTTTCTCTTCAGCTCTGGCCTTCTCATTACTGCACTGAAG TTGGGAGACATCTTGCCCTACAGCGATCCTGCGGtgatcttcttcttcctggCCGCCTTTGCTACAGCCACAATCATGTTGTGCTTCCTCATCAGCACGTTCTTCTCTCGCGCCAATCTGGCAGCAGCTTGTGGAGGCCTCATCTACTTCTCTCTCTACCTGCCCTATGTGCTCTGCGTGGCCTGGAGGGAATATCTGACCAGCACACACAGAATCCTAGCA AGCTTCCTCTCTCCAGTAGCCTTCGGATTTGGCTGCGAGTATTTCTCTCAGTATGAAGAGCAAGGAGTGGGTATTCAGTGGTACAATCTACTGTCCAGTCCTGCCGAAGGAGACAAATACAACTTTACTACCTCAATCATAATGCTGTATGTGGATGCCTTCATCTACGGAGTGGCCACTTGGTACATTGAAGCTGTGTTTCCAG GGCAGTATGGAATTCCCAGGCCTTGGAATTTTCTCTTCCAGTTAAATTACTGGGGAGGAGTACCGCTGGAGGCTGACATTCCCATTCCTCCTGCACCATGTGATCAACCAGACA ATCAGATCGAACCGGAACCTTCCCATCTCGTCCTTGGAGTAGCCATACATGACTTggtgaaaatatataaaaaaggaGCCAAGCTTGCTGTCAATCATCTGAGCCTCAAGTTCTATGAGGGCCAGATCACGTCATTCTTGGGTCACAATGGAGCTGGCAAGACAACGACGAT GTCCATTCTGACTGGCCTGTTCCCACCGACTGCTGGTACAGTTTACATAAAAGGCAGAGACATTCGCACAGACATGGACATCATTCGTAGAACTCTGGGAGTGTGTCCTCAACACAATGTTCTTTTCCCAAA GCTAACTGTAGAAGAGCATGCATGGTTCTACGGCCGTCTTAAAGGCATGAGCAGTGCTGAGGTCAACGAGGAGATGGCCTCCCTGCTGGAGGATGTGGGATTGTTACACAAACGGCACGAGCAGACCAAGAACCTTTCAG GCGGCATGCAGAGGAAGCTCTCAGTAGCTATAGCCTTCATAGGAGGGTCTAAAGTCGTTGTCCTGGATGAGCCCACTGCTGGAGTGGACCCGTATTCACGACGTGGGATCTGGGACCTACTGCTCAAATACCGCAAAG ATCGTACCATCATTTTATCAACACATTACATGGATGAGGCTGATCTCCTCGGCGACCGCATTGCCATTATCTCTCAGGGGAAGCTGTGCTGCTGTGGCTCTCCACTTTTCTTAAAAGCTCACCTGGGCACAGGATATTACCTCACCGTAGTGAAGAAGGAGCTCCAGAGTCTCACACCAAGCAGTACAAGTGGAGCCAATCTCTCAGCATCTACGCTCATGAAG GAGAGCGATTCCTCCGTGAGTGATGACACTGGACTTGGAAATGAGATCTGTGGCTCAG ATGTGAGTGGCCTTGTGGCTCTTGCCCAACACTACATTGCTCGGGCTCGGCTTGTGGAAGATGTGGGCAGAGAGGCAGTAATCAATTTCCCCCATGCTGCATCGGAGGATGGGACTCTCGCCCTTTTCTTGGCAGAGCTGGAGAAACGGCAGAGCGAGTTGGGCATCATCAGTTATGGACTCTCAGATACTACACTAGAGGAG ATCTTTCTGAAGGTGGCAGAAGAGACAGGAGTAGATGCTGACCCAGAAAGAGGAGGTGAGGAAGAACCACCTGAGGACAGAGACACAG AAAGGAATCAACATTATACAACAG ATGCTAATGAAACGGACCCACTGAGCAATAATGTTCAGGGTGGCATGACCCTTACAGGCTGGCGACTGACCTGGCAGCAGCTCCGTGCGCTCTTTACCAAGAGGCTAAAGTACGCCCTGCGCAGCCGAAGAGGTTTCATAGCACAG ATCGTGCTACCTGCAGTCTTTGTCCTGGTGGCTCTTCTGTTCAGCCTGATCGTCCCTCCTTTTGGAAAGTATCCCCCTCTGGAGCTGCAGCCATGGATGTACGGCGAACAGTACACTTTCTTTAG CAACGATGCCCCAGAGAACCTTGAAATCCAGAATCTGCTTCAAGCTCTTCTAGATCCACCTGGATTCGGGACCAAATGCATGGAGACAGACAT GGAGCCCCAGTGTGAGGACAGCGAGGCGGGGACAGTGTTTCTTCGTCCCCAGATTTCCTACAGCACGTGGCAGTTTTTTAACAATGGCAACTGGACAGATGTGCACCCTTCTCCTGAGTGTGAATGCAGCACTGAGGATGTTCGCAGAATGCTACCCGAATGCCCAGTGGGAGCAGGAGGCTTGCCTCCTCCACAG ATcaaaagacagacaggtgaccTGCTGCAGAATCTGACCGGCCGTAATATTTCTGACTACCTCATCAAGACTTATCCACAGATTctgaaaaaaag CATGAAGACTAAAAAGTGGGTGAATGAGTTCAG GTATGGAGGATTCTCTCTGGGCAGTAAAAGCTCACAGAGTCAGACAGACGTCCAGCAGCTAGAGCAGTCTGTAATGTCTATCAGAACACGTTACAAAATAGCACAG AACAGTTCACTGGATCAACTTTTGGACAGATTACCAAACCTTCTTACTGGGATTAATAGTACAAACAATGTTAAG GTGTGGTTTAATAATAAAGGCTGGCATGCCATGGTATCGTTTGTGAACATCATGAACAACGGACTGCTCCGTGCCAGTCTTCCTCCAGGACCAGACCGAAGGAAACATGGAATAACAGCCTATAATCATCCACTTAACCTCACCAAGGAGCAGCTCACCGAGTTGGCCTT aaTGACCACCTCAGTGGATGTCCtggtgtctatatgtgtgataTTTGCCATGTCCTTTGTACCAGCCAGTTTCGTACTGTTTCTGATTGAGGAGAGGGTCAGCAAGTCCAAGCACCTTCAGTTTGTTAGTGGGGTCAAACCCATTCTCTATTGGACTGCAAACTTTGTTTGGGATATG TTGAACTACACGGTTCCTGCTACCATGGTGGTCTTCATCTTCATAAGCTTCCAACAGCAGTCTTATGTCTCGGAAAAAAACCTTCCCGCGTTAGTGCTGCTTCTCCTGTTCTATGG GTGGTCCATCACTCCCCTGATGTACCCTGCCTCGTTCCTGTTCTCTGTGCCCAGTACAGCTTATGTGGTGCTCACCTCCATCAACCTTTTCATCGGCATCAATGGCAGCATAGCCACCTTCGTCCTTGAGCTCTTCGTTGATGAA CATTTAAATGAGGTCAACAGGATCCTCAAGAAGGTCTTTTTGATCTTTCCTCACTTCTGTCTGGGTCGAGGTCTTATCGACATGGCTAAAAACCAGGCAATGGCAGATGCTTTCCAGAGGCTTG GAAACAAGCAGACATTGGAGCCACTGGCATGGGATTTTGTAGGGAAGAACTTGTTTGCTATGGCAGTTGAGGGTGTTGTCTTCTTCATTTTCACCGTACTGCTTCAATACAAGTTCTTCATACACTTTAG GCTGTGGTCTGATCCCATCCTGCCACCCCTGGGCCCTGAGGATGAGGATGTAGCAAATGAAAGAGAACGTGTGAAAAGCAACAAACCTCAGGACGATATTCTTACTGTCAGAGACCTAAGCAAG GTTTATAAAGCAGGCAAAAGGCCAGCAGTGAACCAGCTTTGTCTTGGTATTCCTCGGGGAGAG TGCTTTGGGCTTCTTGGGGTTAATGGAGCTGGGAAGACTTCGACTTTTCGCATGCTGACAGGAGACACCACTATTACCTATGGAGATGCTTATCTCAACAGTTACAG TGTGCTGAACGACATGGACAGAGTACATCAGCTCATGGGCTACTGTCCTCAGTTTGATGCCATCAATGACCTTCTGACTGGAAGAGAGCACCTAGAGTTCTATGCCCGATTGCGAGGAGTCCCCGAGCCATATGTAGCAAAG GTCTCACAGTGGGGCGTGAAAAAGCTGGGACTGACTCAGTACGCCGATCAGGAAGCTGGGGGATACAGTGGAGGAAATAAACGTAAACTCTCGACCGCCATTTCTCTTATCGGAGCTCCACCAGTTGTTTTTCTG GACGAGCCTACAACAGGAATGGACCCGAAGGCTAAGCGCTTCCTGTGGAACTGTATCCTTAGCGTCATCAAAGAAGGCCGAGCTGTCGTTCTCACATCCCACAG CATGGAGGAGTGTGAAGCTCTCTGCACTCGCATGGCCATCATGGTCAATGGGAGGTTCCAGTGCCTGGGATCAGTGCAGCACCTCAAGAACAA ATTTGGCGATGGTTATACAATAATCCTTCGCTTGTTTGCACCATCTTTGGACCCCTGCCCCATTGATACCTACATCCAGAAGTGCTTTCCTGGAGTAGAGCTGAAAGAAAGACACCACAATGTTCTGCAGTATCAGCTGCCAACTCACGCCTGCTCCCTCGCACACGTGTTCGACATTCTGTCAAACAACAGCGAAGAGCTGGGAATTGCGGAATATTCCGTCTCTCAGACAACACTGGACCAG GTGTTTGTCAACTTTGCAAAGGAACAAATGGATGATGATGACCGACTAAGAGAGGTGGCTGTAAACAATGGATCAGATGCAGCACAATCCCACACATCTCAGCACTCCAGTCAAACTCTCTCTCCATTGCTAACCACTTCTTTTAAACCTAAAAGGTCAGTGTCTCAAGTTATGGCTGCTCAGTCACCCCATCCATTATCGTCCTCCAGATCCAGTCAGCCAGGAGCTGCAGGGTCGAAGACTAAAGAGAGGAAATGTAGCGAAACAAAACAACCTCAGCAAATACAAATGCAGCCTCTGATGGATTTCCCAGCTAATGGAATCAAGTGCACAGAAGAAGAGAAATCTCAGAGCAAAGACATAACCAAGCTTTTTGTCGTCAAGACATGA